A region of Catharus ustulatus isolate bCatUst1 chromosome 34, bCatUst1.pri.v2, whole genome shotgun sequence DNA encodes the following proteins:
- the GEMIN7 gene encoding gem-associated protein 7 encodes MADPIPVPVGILRLPRGPDSSGSRGFSCNPRNFQNPHNSQNSQDFHNSQDVQNSRAELRARFLRLLSSARGRPARFSLWNGLELRAEFGAADVHTGAFQVDSLQTPLGIQGSALLRCGDVLEFSFPLE; translated from the exons ATGGCCGATCCCATCCCGGTTCCCGTGGGGATTCTGCGCCTCCCTCGCGGCCCCGACAGCTCCGGCAGCCGCGGCTTCTCCTGCAATCCCCGGAATTTCCAGAATCCCCacaattcccagaattcccaggatttccacAATTCCCAGGATGTGCAGAATTCCCGGGCCGAGCTCCGGGCGCGATTCCTGCGGCTCCTGAGCagcgcccggggccgccccgcgcGATTTTCGCTCTGGAACGGGCTGGAGCTGCGAGCGGAATTCGGGGCTGCCGATGTGCACACCGGGGCTTTCCAG gtggaTTCACTGCAGACCCCACTGGGGATCCAGGGCTCGGCTCTGCTGCGCTGTGGGGACGTCCTGgaattctccttccctctggaatAA